The Myxocyprinus asiaticus isolate MX2 ecotype Aquarium Trade chromosome 6, UBuf_Myxa_2, whole genome shotgun sequence region CACTGCCTGCTTTTTTGTGGTTTAAAGACTGTTGTTCAGTTGATACCCCAAAAACAGCGATCAAGGGGTAAAATTCCAGTTTAGTTTCAAAGGACATTAGAAAGGGTTTTGAAGAAAGACTTCCATGAATTCTGAAGACTGGGGAAAATGCAGACATATGACTAAGATTACAGGGTGAAAGTGTTCGTTTGTTGCATAAGTCAGGGTCATTAGGATACATTTCTAATAAACAATTTAGCTTTGGATAAATGTACTATATGCAATACTTTAAACTGTATAAGGCCTAGTCGAGCGCATGAACAAGAGGTGCGTATTCTTTCCAGAACCCTGCCCCAGAGATCATCAGTGAGCTCCAAGCCCAACTCCATTTTCAGACATGAATGACCAATTTTTGACAATCATCTATGGATAGGATTGCACTTGTGAGATGAGACCAAAAGGATTTTTACAAATAATGGGCAAGTTGTTtcaaattaatatattattattattacaaaagtAATTTAGCTCAACTAGAAtcctatacatatatacatatccACATatgtacactatatatatatatacacagttgaagtcagaagtttacatacaccttagccaaatacatttatactcagtttttcacaatttaattgtagaaaacattccctgtcttaggtcagttaggatcactaatttattttaagaatgtgaaatgtcagaataatagtagatttatttatttcagctttcatgtTTTTCAtcccattcccagtgggtcagaagtttacatacactttgatagtatttggtagcattgcctttaaatagttgaACTTGGGTAAAACATTTAGGATGGCCTTCCACAACCTTCccagttgctggaattttggcccattcttcaagccattttgccacaactttggaggtatgcttggggtcattgtccatttggaagacccatttgcgaccgagctttatcttcctggctgatatcttgagatgttgcttcaatatataaacataattgtccttcctcatgatgccatctattttgtgaagtgcaccagtccctcctgcagcaaagcacccccacaacatgatgttgccacccccatgcttcacggctgggatggtgttcttcggcttgcaagcctcaccctttttcctccaaacgtaacaatggtcattatggccaaacagttcaattttgtttcattagaccaggacatttctccaaaaagatctttgtcctcatgtgcacttgcaaactgtagtctggctttttatggtggttttggagcagtggcttcttccttgctgagcagcctttcaggttatgtcgatataggactccttttactgtggatatagatacttgtctatctgtttcctccagcatcttcacaaggtcttttgctgttgttctgggattgatttgcactttttgcaccaactACGTTCACCTCTAAGAGaaagaatgtgtctccttcctgagtggtatgatggctgcatggtcccatggtgtttatacttgcatactattgtttgtacagatgaacgtggcaccttcaggcatttggaaattgctcccaagaatgaaccagacttgtggaggtccactattttttttctgaggtcttggctgagttcttttgattttcccatgatgtcaagcaagaggcactgagtttgaagtagGCACCACCAATTCACCACCAATtctgtacacctcctatcagaagctaactggctaattgtccaaagacttgacataattttctggaattttccaagctgcttaaaggcatagttaactttgtgtatgtaaacatctgacccactggaattgtgatatgatcaattaaaagtgaaacaatctgtctgtaaacaattgttggaaaaattactggtgtcatgcacaaagtagatgtcctaaacgacttgccaaaactatagtttgctaatatgaaatctgtggagtggttaaaaaatttgttttaatgacttcaacctaagtgtatgtaaacttctgacttcaactgtatgtatgtatgtatatatatatatatatatatatatatatatatatatatatatatatatatatatatatatatatattatacaccgatcagccacaacattaaaaccacctgcctaatattgtgtaggtccccctcgtgccaccaaaacagtgccaacccacatctcagaatagcattctgagattctattcttctcacaacaattgtacagagcggttatctgagttactgtagactaacaagtctggtcattctctgttgacctctctcatcaacaagacgtttccatccacagaactgccgctcactggatgttttttgtttttggcaccattctgagtaaattctagagacggttgtgcatgaaaatcccaggagatcagcagttacagaaatactcaaatcagcccatctggcaccaacaatcatccatgcgataatctaatcagccaatcgtgtggctgaaATGCAGCTTTTTCTTTAAAGTAAACAAGCaggatttttgtggtaatcaacattaaaatgctgtcaattgagcctaacttgtattttACTCAGAATACTCAATTTAATATGGCACAGTTGAGCACATCCTATCCGTGTGCAACCAAAGTCTATCCAAATCAATGAGCACCAAAtgcagaaagaaaaacaaacagagaaattacAAACAAGTCTTACTAAAAGCTTCATAGTGCAGAACTTTTCAGTGGAGGTGGAAACAGAATCAGAACAGCCATGTTCTTCTACTGTCTTCAAAGCAGACAGACTGTCCAATTAGCTGACAATGTCTGAACACAATTAACGGGAGGGGCAACTGTAAAATGAATTTGGAATGTCATGGGAAATGCAATTACAAATGGACTTTGCTTTTCCATTTGAAATTTGGCAGACATTGTACgtttaaatgaaaatgcaaatggTAATACGcgatttgcaattgcatttggatTATGTCACAATTTATGCGTCCACAAATAGTAAACGCAATTGCAAATACCTCATTtaaacgcatcctatttatacatgagattcatcaatatatccacaacatttatggaacaacttacatctACACAGTGAAGCGACGTGCATTTCAGAATATGCGttgcgtaacttgcgttgtgattacactgtttccataagaaacacACTACACGCAATTTCACGGAAAATGAATAAgcctctaaagcatgaagaattcagagtacagGCTATCTTCTAAAAAGTAGCTTATACTTCAGTCtatacattattatttcaggTGCTCAAGTTTTTCATAACAAGGACTGTAGGCCtttgtacatttatactgtatgtttgatacatgtttacattataaaatgtttatactttttttttctaaatgtttgaaaatgtgaTTAAAGTTTggactgttacagtttgacactttttttgtccattttgcgcATCATCaggaataatatattattttcgttgacacagcctcagttgataaagcaagtgaaactgtaataacactgcaaactaaaacataaaatgaggattcaataatgatggggataaaatatactttattaaacatgaaaataatatgcttaaatatgcaatataacaatgacAAGAAGTCGATTTCAGAAGTCGTACAtttagtaaacatgcacagtaacttcacagcacaacgtagatacatcgcaATTGGTTAACACATGGGTAATGTTCGATTCAGAAAAGCatgacaaccctaccagacaacatactgtatccaagcattatagcaggtaaacaacttctccaaacggataacagataaacatccatccagactgcagtgctgctctcctgGACTGTGATTGTGATTGaatgaactgaactgaacagcatCCTCGGCTGGAAGACgagacagccggtacttctttttcctgtgtttacggacatgacgtaaggAGGAACGACATAAGCCAGCAAGCTCGCCCCAaatccgacagctcaaaatacaaatagttTTTATAGGCTTTTTATTAGGCTTTTTATAGGTAAATCGGGGTATggcaaggacattgttttgaacactgattgtttatgtacttaatcaataatggcaatttgttcatttttaacctaacaatcttacatagtgcagctttacaGTGCCTATGCAGCAGTATTACCCTGAAAAATATTCATAGGGGAAAATGGCTCGTGGAAACGTGAAATTCGATGCACAGTTTCACACACATGCCAGCAACCCCATGGTACTTAAAAAATACTTGCGCATTAATGTCACTCGATGGATGATCATATACTTGTGAAATACACGGAGCATGCACATAGCCCatacttagggtgctttcacacttggttcgattgcttgaaACAAACCcgagttcgtttcctccccctcctgctgcctgcactggtctctgttcacatcataattatttgggtccgaaccgtGGTCTGATTACGTCATCAATGTgagctgtttaccactgtgtctaggtaacaactcgagaagacgtcactgtgttaagtgaagtattaaagtttgtttcTTTGAATTACCAGTGTTTATCTGccatggatgcattgaatgtgcaaatgatgtgatgaatattagtgtttgtctgccatgagcattgcaagagatgtgaagaatgtgaactgctctctgaaggcgtatttggacacaagcaggtatgagaaatgcattataccatagtAATTGCGATCGcgagcctgcaaagacgcaatTTATATGTCAACACAAGTTGTACACTTCCGCAATTTGGTATGATTGCATTCATATCAACAGCtgtaccagagttcacatgaaccataccccagaccaccttttcaagcggattTGGGTGCAATTCGcaggtgcgcacccgagttcggaaaacagcattcacattatccaaacgaaccgaactttgacgtcattcgacctcgggtgtgcaccaaaagttctagtgtgaaagcacccttaagaAAAACATACTTACATAGTCTATGGAGGTAAAATGTGACTAGCCACCCTCTTTAACTGACAGTTGACACATCTCATGATTATACGTTCACTGTTTGCTTCTCTCTGAGTTCGTGATattacttaaagctgcactatgtaagatttatttgggttacaattaacaaaaattaattattgagtgaatccatgttcaaaaccatgtccttgtcttaccccgattcacaacatattttgaaagggaatggtgactgagactgtcagtctctaacattctgtctaacatcttttgggttccacagaatggggttggaagaacatgagggtgggaAAATGATTATATCATATTAATTAAAAGGCTGAACTATCACattaaggatgcttctcagatttggatgaatctgtcaattagaagagaagtttggaaacctttttctagtaattattatggtgaaaaacgtgaacaatgtcacacagtctcaagttatatataatgtttaattatacactgaagcacgatcatgctttattcatgccttctgttgttatttcacaGCTGGACATAAtcctgcgtgaatttagttcagtgaccGTCCAGCACTGACAGTgacgaaagaatttagataattagttctgtacactaagggtaaattgctCCATATCTCTGTTTGGAAACTTGTTGTCCATAAAACAAAGCCGTCCACATCTGTCAAACACTGTTCACGCACCAACCTAGCACGTGCAGAAATGGTCACAATCGCGGTAGGgcgggcaaaacatttgcacttaacgcggatgtttacaaggatttatacagtaggcactaaTATGTTGCAGcacttatataaaaatgtaaacttagaaactgaggtcataagagcccacagttacagattcacactgaaaatgaatgagtatcaccatgacacagacaagcccacattatcaCAACCTCTAAAACTTAACTcactgtgttttcttaagttggagctgcaattttaatcttgaaatatatacTTGGCttagtgtaaaatgaaggcattgtgtggagtgaagaaatgtttgttttgagtgcttgctgctgtagtgttgaatgcGACTagagtgacagcgtgcagctgtgaagtgccgctgtcgtaagagtcccattcaaaaatctcaataaattaaacatttattaacacttattaaattaaaatcaatatgtaatgacaggaacgctacccattgtaatgaagtaaaagttaaaaaaaatcatcagaaatttactttttaagagttaaaagtacccaccataaaacatactcatgaAAGAACATTTTTTCCAAAACGTTACtccagtaaatgtaatggagtaaatgtagcctgttactacccacctctgatatTCTTTTTTGCCATTGGCATCACATAGCACTGCCCAgcggacaaaaaacaaaacaaaaacaggttaTACAGGGGTGAGTAATATATTTTATAGTCagcctgttttttttgtttttttatcaggaTCTCCAGGATGTTCTGACTCACACCAAAGCTGTTTATTTTCCTGACTTGGTACAGACGTTGCatacattattaaaaatatatagtttgtatTAGCAGAGAAGCTCAATTTACTATCcagggcccatattcacaaaaaaataaataaataaaaaatagctccTAAcatggaaatttaggagcaactcttaaacaTTTGGggcattttaatgctaaaagtagtTCCTAAACCCATGACAGCTTAGAAGTCCTCCTGAggactttatttctttattactacaattactttgctggaaaatcatcaataaactcaaaatgttGAGCAGctcaaacacagtcctgtagtccgccattgtagttttgaatgtctcgcgcgcatgcctatagactgaactctcaagattattcaataaactcatttttaccatcacttcgtcttctgccttcttctgtattccccctgctgactcttgggctggtaggagagtaagttaacataacaagctgttgatgttgactggttttggatatcagacaggactctgatatatggatatcttctgacggagagagaggtcttgtgtacacgggatctaacatgcattttcactacCTCATGTTtccatattctaagcatatcactgaatactgtacatggcatcacatctctgtctataggctatatacataagcggtgggtgaatgaatcgcagggtaaaggtacatcaattaaaattaagtaaataaataaataacatttaaaatacaaataaatttttcccatctgaatccatacattaatttcaagattttcaaactgcaggttctgcctactgttcaatgttcacactccatacacaacactccaaatgaataaattgttgattattgttatttgcacagacaccagtattcatattgataattatacatctcctgcctatcaatccatcattctttatataacacgtgaTACGCGTGCGCATggtgtcatcattttcacaaattcgtgtttttgtatgtttacacggagacaataacggcatcgttttcaaaaacttgcactttgaaacccattttcaaaagtttgcattttcaggcctcaaaacgccgttgtcgtctaaacgaacagccaaaacgcataaaaagttttccgtttttagttgaaaacattgtcgtgtaaacggcccctataTGTGCACTCTTCAGGCCGCACATCATCCAACAATTCATAGTGTATGTTTTCCTCTGGATGTGCGCTACAGAGAAAAAAAGATGCCATTCACGACCATTGCGGGGCTACCCAGTGTTTTGATGCTGTAGACAGGATGCACGCTCCATTGCATCGACACAGGATGAAGAAATATTCATCAACTGAAAaatctgtccgtccgtctatctattgttgtctgtcttcactgataaatagcggttccctgtctaccaatcactgtgggTGATTTAAGAGAGCGTGCTCATAAATTGTGACGTAGCAACAAAGTCAACTCCGCAGTactcttaagatttccttagtaaatcttgctcttagcagttttgtgaataggttttaagcaaaaacctcCTAGCTTGGAACTCGTTGGGaaaactcctagtggtaagataaaaagtCTTTGTGAATATGGTCCCTGATATGGACCTAGATACTTCACACTATCACATTTCAGCAGTACTTATACTTATTTATTACTACTGGAGTGGAGTTACTATGAATTTTTATTTGTAGTGCTGTTCACCAGTATCTTGGTTTTATTTATATTCAAGTCCAATGCACTGTCATTGCaccattacagtaaaacaactgCAGAGTTCATATATTGATCCAAGTGTTTCCCATTGTCATTACTTGTGCTGGAGTCCCAGCAATGCCAGATCATCCgcatatttaaaaagattaaaatgGGGGTTACAGATCatgaattctttgacataaaGACAAAATGAAGTTGGTGAGAGGACACAACCCTGAGGGACCCATGTATTAACAAGACTttctagttcgaatcccagggcgtgctgagtgactccagccaggtctcctaagcaaccaaattggcctggttgctagggagggtagagtcacatggggtaacctcctcgtggtcgctataatgtggttcgttctcagtggggcacgtggtgagttgagcgcggatgccgtggtggatgacgtgaagcctccacacgcgctatgtctccatggcaacgcgctcaacaagccacatgataagatgcacgggttgatggtctcagacgcggaggcaactgggattcatcctctgccacccggattgtggcgaatcactatgcgaccatgaggacttaaaagcgcactgggaattgggcattccaaattgggtgaaaaaggggaaaccccccccccccccaaaaaaaaaacaagactttcATCTGACATATCGCTGGACTAACATTACTTTCAATTCACATTTGTTTCccctaattattttaatttttttgaccatttaatatgtttattttaggcCTGATGGAAGCGAAAgtggaaagtcaagaactgaatgaagtggaagAGAAACATTGGTATCAGGATCCtcattcattcacaaaaatgaaaaaatcatttAGTTGTTCACAGACTGAAAATAATTCCTCACAACAAACAACTCAACGGACAGAAGCCACACATTCTttcacctgccctcagtgtggaaaacgTTTCACACGTAGAACAACTCTGAAGGAACACATAAGAATACACATTGGAGAGAAtcctatcatatgccttcagtgtggaaagagtttctcacGGAAAGAAAACCTTAATaggcacatgagaattcactctggagagaagccttacacatgtcctcagtgtggaaagagtttcttaCGGAAAGAGAACCTTAATAGtcacatgagagttcacactggagagagaccTTTCACTTGCAATCTGTGTGAACAGagattcaaatatgtaaataatcatGAATGTCATCTTCACTTTCAGCACACTGGAGGAGCAAAGTCGTTAAACTGTGATCAGTGTGATAAAAGTTTCATCTTTGAATCAGACCTGAAAATTCACAAGAACCCCCatttgtgttctttttgtggagaGAGTTTTTCATGCCCGCACCATTTCAAAGAGCACCAGAAAATTCATAGTATGAAAGCTCATGTGTGCCTTGAGTGTGGCGATGCCTTTGCCGGAGCCGGTAACTTGAAGATGCACCAAAGAGTCCATATTAAAGAAAAACCTAACAACTGTTCATAATGTGTATAGAGTTCACTCATTTAGAAGCCTTGAAAACAAATGGAGAGAATTCATACCACCAGccttcatgtgggaagagtttcaccaCATCAAGTACCCAActgactcatttaaaaaaaagtgttgttgAAAAATATCACAGTGAACTCTTCTTCAGGTTCATCTTTAGGTCCAATGCTTTAAGCAGTGTCAATTTCAGGTAAACCTAAAGAGGAATGAAATTGCTCCTTTGGTAGAAATTCTAAGTTTATAGTAATGCATTTCTTCTATAGTGAATGTAATTTGTTGTGCATGGAAAAACCatccatttttttaatcttttgggAGGCACCAATAAGTGTAACTGTATTATCAAATAAGTAAACTGCACTTAAAAGTCATTACCCCTTCTTAATTGAATTTAAGTTTTTACGCGAAATTGAATGTCTTTCTATTAGATTGTCATTTAGTTGGATTAGGACAAATTAATGCACTAGCAGTTTTAACACAACTTCATTAGGTTCATCAGACTTTTATCCAAAATATAcactgagccaaaacattatgaccacctgcctaacatgctgttggtcctctgcgtgccgccaaaacatcactgacccgccgaggcatgaaCTCTActagacccctgaaggtgtccttgAGGTatatggcaccaagacattaacagcagatccttcaagtcctgtaagttgcaaggtggagccaccgtggatcggatttgttggtccagcacatcccacagatgcttaatcggattgagatctggggaatttgtaagccagggcaacaccttaaactcttcatcatgttcctcaaacaattcccgaacaatgtgtgcagtgtgacagggcgcattatcctgctgaaagaggccactgccatcagggaatacaatTGCCATAAAGGggctgcaatgatgtttaggtaggtggcacgtgtcaaaatGGTGCCCATGCGAATgtccggacccagggtttcccagcaaaacattgccCAGACCATCACATTCCCTCAACTGGCTTGACATCTTCCCACAGTGAATCCTGgttccatcacttccccaggtaaacgtcGCACATGTTTTTGTTGTGCCCTGTTGCACTAgtgttaaacaaaataataataatgtttccaTTCCTGTCCAAAAAACTGCAGTTTTCAGAGGAATTAAAAACTCAAAACATATTGGGAAATTTAAAAAGTCTTTTGTGCCTATAAAGTGCATTATCCGTTATCTGTTTTGAATAAGTGCCTTGTTGCAGTAGTGTTACATATGAAAAGCAAAAGTGTTTAAGTGTGTAGTTTCATTTATAATCTGAGGCTGTTTATTCATTTTAGTATCGATACTGTGGTGCCAGGCCTGGTATTGTACtgaagccaaaaaaaaaagtatcaaacCAACACTAACTGGGGGCATACTAGTGAAAGCTATATTTTTATAATCCGCTCAGAATTGCCTAATGAAACAGAGACATATTGATAAAGTTGGTCatttataataaacaaaatacTATTTCTCAAAATCTAAGTGTTATGAAATATTAGTCAtctaaatattttgtaataattaataaatagtcAAGATACTATATTAGGCTACATTTAATAAATTTTCTCTCCCAAATCCCACTCTTAATATTTTGTGTacattgtttttttgtagttgttttttttcactatgcattgtgtgatttatgaAATAGGTAGTGTAAAAGGACTTTTATTCTGATTCTCTGAACAGCTTTTTTGTTGTGGCATCATATGGCTGCGCTGCAACTGAGTGATTCAAAGCAACGAGGAGCActcgtaaaagattattttaaattgtctgttttgacGAACAGTCTGTTTTGATGATCAATTAAAGATCTAAAATAAATATTccacataataaatttgataactttaGCTCTATGTCTGCTACTTTGGTTCATGAGATAACATATTCGCCCCTTGTATAAAAAGTTCCGGGTTCTAATCTGCTTGAATGGatctttatattttaataaataaagattGCATCCATACCTCAGTGAAGTGTATCTtaagtggggacacatttgtttgctttatttatttatttatttatttttcaactgCAGCTAGtttgtttttaaacacaatttagttaataaattactaataatatcaaataattaAGTCACAATAACAATCTTAGATTTAAAGTAATGTGTGCCTTGTTAACATGAACTTCTGTCAAAATATTACTTTATCCAAGAAACATAGCAATATCCATCCTTCCACATACTTGACTGTTTGTCTTGTTATCGGACAGACTTCTGAACGCAATGTCAGGGTAAAAGGTGTCTGGCCTCCCGAAAATTGTTATTCCAGGACCTAACAGTAGCAAGGGAGTGGCTACAGTCTCTGCTACTGCTAGCACTGAACATGAATATGCTATGGATACTGACCATACTGATATAAGAATAGGGTCTTCATCTGCACAAACAACGCCAACCAAGATTCCACCTAAGAAAATGATAGGTGATATATGCTCCGAGATTTCCAACACAACTCTCCTGGAAGCTATAAATTCCCTAGCTGCCAGATTTGACACACATGATTGAAAACTGGCTAGCATTGAAAGTAAGATCAGTGAGAACAGTCTCTTGATAGTGAATGTGTCAAAGGCGGTAGAATTCAACACAGAAGAGATGAAGGATTGTCTAGTCATAAGTAAAACTAATCGACAAACAACTGTCCTCATCTCACATACAGATCTGGCAACTTGAACGTAGGAGCTTTAATGCTATAAAAGACAATGGAATCTCAGAGTGATCGGCATGAAGGAAACTGCAGGCGAAAATATCCAGAGAGAAATCATCTCACTTCTAGCTGAAATTGCTCCACATCTACAGCACAAACTTGATGAAATTGTTGACACAGTTCACCGCGTTGATCCAAAGAAAATGGAAAGATCCAGGCAGGTGATCATTCAGTTTTCTATGCAGAAATACAGAGATGAATTCTGGCATTCCACCAAGTTTTCTGATGTTTGCAAGGCCAGGGGAGTAAAGTTCATCGAGGATCTCTCCAAGGAAGTTCAAGAGGCTTGCGCAGTTCAGAGGCCCAAGGTTAGCGAGGCTAGAGCTGCTGGGAAGAAAGCGTACTATCGTGGTCCTCATGGCTATATATTAATTGTGCCCAAGTTGTCCTGGACGCCAATTCTGAAATCTCTTAACTCATTCGTTGTGTTGGAGGAGAAATGTAAGTGGGGATGATTCACACTATATTTGCTGTTGAGTGGGGACTCGTAACAGTGCTTTGTCAAAGACTGAGCTTTATtggttataaactcagcaaaaaaataaatgtccctttttcaggacactgtattttaaagataattttgtaaaaaaaaaaaaaataataactttacagatctttattgtaaagggtttaaacaatgttttccatgcttgttcaatgaaccataaacaattaatgaacatgcatctgtggaacggccgttaagacactaacagcttacagacggtaggcaattaatgtcacagttataaaaacttagaacactaaagagacctttctactgactctgaaaaataccaaaagaaagatgcccagggtccctgctcatctgcatgaatgtgccttaggcatgctgcatggaggcatgaggactgcagatgtggccagggcaataaattgcaatgtctgtactgtgagacgcctaagacagcactacagggagacaggaaggacagctgatcatcctcgcagtggaaGACCATGTGTAAatacacctgcacaggatcggtacatccgaatatcacacctgcgggacaggtacaggtcgcagttttgtctcaccaggggtgattcTCGGAttcgcgtttatcgttgaaggaataagcattacaccgaggcctgtactctggagcgggatcgatctggaggtggagggtccgtcatggtctggggcagtgtgtcacag contains the following coding sequences:
- the LOC127442946 gene encoding gastrula zinc finger protein XlCGF8.2DB-like isoform X3 yields the protein MDFIKEEREDMGYPEPYRVKNEDTEEQIGLMEAKVESQELNEVEEKHWYQDPHSFTKMKKSFSCSQTENNSSQQTTQRTEATHSFTCPQCGKRFTRRTTLKEHIRIHIGENPIICLQCGKSFSRKENLNRHMRIHSGEKPYTCPQCGKSFLRKENLNSHMRVHTGERPFTCNLCEQRFKYVNNHECHLHFQHTGGAKSLNCDQCDKSFIFESDLKIHKNPHLCSFCGESFSCPHHFKEHQKIHSMKAHVCLECGDAFAGAGNLKMHQRVHIKEKPNNCS